From Felis catus isolate Fca126 chromosome B4, F.catus_Fca126_mat1.0, whole genome shotgun sequence:
CTAATCAAATGGTTGGCCTTTCTGGCACAGTCAGCCCTCATCCAGAGTCAATTTCCGCATAGCCTCTTGTGTGGTTGAGGGGCACTCCATGAATAACAAAGACACTCCTACTACTTGGGAAATTCAAGGACTGAGAGACTCCCTCCCAAGACCCAAGGACAACagccaaattctttattataccaaaaaaaaagtcttttattatACAAAAACCTCACGTTTCTTAAagtttatatgtatgttttttcagtaatctctacacctcacATGGGACTCCAACtaacaaccccgagatcatgagtcacatggtcctctgaccaagccagccaggttcccctatAGTAAAAATCTTATTAATTTTGAAAGCCGGAGATGCCCTGTCCCAGGAGATGGGAGTCCGACCAGTGTGTCGTCATTGAGATGGCCTCAAGACCCATCCTATTCCCAAACTGACTCACCTTCCCAGTCCTCCTAAAGGGGCATGCCAGCCAGCAGACAGAAGAGATGAGTTAGGTGGAGATACCGTGCTCCCATCCGCCCACTCACTGCCTGCTCCCCCGGGGCCCTGAGTAGCAGACGAACCCCTGACAGAGACCCTTAAGCTCTGGTAAGGCAATCAGAGACCTGTTTACATCTCTTCCCAGATACCCATGAGAACCCTTTGCAAACAGTGAAGAGGTAAGAGAAGGGAAAATCTAAACCACCACTTCGGACTCATatgcaggaaggggaaaaaaaaaaaaaaaggaccacacAAAAGGGTTTAGGAACTTTTCATGCTTAGACTAAAAATCACAGGCTGGGGGTTTCATGAAGTGACTGGTCCATCTCTGGCAGGGCAAGAATCTGCCCCTCACCCAGCAAGGTCTGCAGAGCGCGGGAGCTCCCGCTGTAGTGTGATATAGCAATGCCCCACCCAAGAGGCAAGAAAGCGAGATTAACAAGCACCCACCTGCCTGGCACTACGCAAGCCACCTTCAAGTGTTCCCTCACTTAATCCCCACACCAACCGCATGAGTTAGGGATCCTCGTTTGACAGATGAGGAtcctgaggcttggagaggttcgCTGATTTGCCCAAAGCCGTAAAGTCTCAAAGCCGAGATGAAAATCCGGGTCTTCTGGTCTTTCCCCACTCTGCCACACTGAATTCTTTCTCTGACCCAGCCTCAGTCTCCCGTGGGGAAGTTTCCTCTTAACATCCACGCCTCTCGCTTTGTCCTGGTCCCTGTGAGGAAAAGGCTCAGCTTGAAGGAAGCTGTTCTATGAGGACGGGTGGGGATCCTGGCAGGATCTTTTCTCTAACACAGCAAACACGACCTCAGAAGTCACTCTCAGCTGACCAGAGGCTCCCAAGGGAACACTGAGGTAGAGCAGTTTGCAGATGGCAGGTCTCTGTGGAGTTGGTTACCACACGACCAGAGGCAGTGCTGGAAGGAAGGTGAAGGAAGCAGCAAGCCAGAGTAGTGTCAAAACTGCCACGCCAGGTCCCAGCAACCAGGGAGGGAGCCCGGGAAGACTCTGTTGCTCCGGTCCAGGAAGCACGTGGCTTGCCCCAGAATGACTTGGGGACCTTGAACGTGTCCCGTGCCGGGCCACGTGGGCACTCATTTCATTAGCAGCGGCAGCAGCCCCAGCTCATTCAGTCTCTCCTTGGCCACAGCCTCCCAGCCCCTGTTGGCTTGAGGGCTACGAGGTGAGGGGTGCAGGAGCCCCTCCACCCGGACCACAGGCATCAGGCCTGCCAGAGCCCGCCGTGCCCGCTGCTCTGCCAGCCGCCCCACTCCCACCACCAGCCGCACCCCCAGCAGCTGCACCTGCCGGCGGAGGGCCGCGTCACAGGCTCCAAGAAGCTGTTCTCGCTGCTCGGCAGGTAGCTCAGCGGGAGTGACGTTGCGCCCACTGGGGGTCAGGAAGAGCAGAGGACACAGATTGTGGACAAAACAGTGACGGAAGAAGACTTCAGGCTGTCCACACAGTTTCCGGAAAAGGCCCCAGAACCGGGCACCGCTCACCTCTGACTGAGGGCACTCCAGTCCCAGCACTGGTCGCTTAGGGTGCTCTTGGGGAGGGGTCAACACATGCCCCCCGATGCCCAACCAGTCCCGGACTACGTTCACTTCCCCAAAGGGCACCTgccgggagggagagagacacggGGGTTTCATTCCGGAGACCTGATGCCTGGGTTCTGGGTCAGCTGACCCCTCTCCACCCTGCATGAGGACCCAGTCtggacaccccacccccaccccttcaccCAAAGGCTCGAGACAAAAATTCTGGCCCTAAGGTTTGATCCTGCTCATCTTTCTCCAACTTCTCATTGTGGACTGCAATCCAGAAGAatctgtttgtttgcttctatCCCCACCTGCCTTTGGGACCACATGCAAAGACTATATGGGACTATCTGGTCCTACACAGGATATGATGGGTAGTACTGGGGACAGACAGATGGTCTGAGACAGAAAGCTGCCAGGGGTAGAGGAGGCCCAAGGACAGGACTGACCACTGCTCTCTGGGCGCCCTCTCAGCCCCAAGCCTCAGGTTGTCATTTCCATCGATCATCATTGATCACCTTTCATCCCCCAGTTGGGGTCAATAAAAGCGATTGAGCCTCCTGCCCTGaagcctcttcccctcccccatctgccaAGCACCCCCACTGAGGGGCATTCACTCATCCTGAGGTCTGAAAGGAAAGCAGGCAGGCCCCAGAGCCGGCTCTGTTTTCAATCTCTCCTCAGctaagaaacagaagcaggccgGCTGGATGCCCTGCGTCTCCTCCATACCCACCCCTGTCGACCAGTCTCCCCTGAGGACCCAGTAGTCCTGGTCCCTCTCCCGACCCCAACCATGCTCTAGGGAAAGAGGAGATCCGGCAAGGTAAGGGTTAGATGGAGCTGGCGGAAGGAAGGGCTCGCAGAGGCAATTAGTGGACAGCTCACAGGGGAAACGGAACTACCATTAATGTGCTTGGTTAACTACAGGCGGCAAGGCCAGGAGAGCGTCTGAAACCACAGGAGCCAGCATGTGTCCTGGGAGGGGACGAGGGGGCCCGcacccacacatgtgcacagccAGGCCCACGCTCCTCCCCCCACAGCACACACGACCAAACATCCACCCTGGAGCCTCCCACTCCACCCGCCAGGGGAAGCCAAGCCCTTTACCCCAGTCTGGGCCATGCCAAAGGGTCCTGGGTTCATGCCCAGGAACAGCACTTCCTTGGGGCCCTGGCAGTAGCGGGTCACATAGCTACGGTGTGGCTCCCACGCATACTCCACAGGATTGTAGATGATGCCCACGGGCTCTGAGAACCGCAGCTGGCTCAGTTCAGAGCTGAGCCgaagctcctcctccaggaagccttcagCCAAGTTTTGAGGGCAAGGCTGGGGCTCCATTAGGGCACTCGCAGGTTCATGGAGGGGCCCCAGTGGATAAGCCTGGGGCAAAGCCATGTCACTGCCACCTGGAAAAGAGATGAACAGAAGCTTCATCAGCCCTCAGCCCTAGAGTGAGAGGGATCCAGACTGGCCAGGGCTGCCCTTTCCTGGGCTCAGAAGAGACTGTCAGTCGTCCCCCAACCCCCTAGGGTTGACTGAGTTCATCTCAGTTCTTGGTAGTGATGGGTCCTTCCTCCCCCCGCTTCAAGTATACTTCTTCTCCATATGTTACCTGGTTAGACTAAGCCATCGTCCCCCACTCCAAACCTCCTTTCCATCAGGCATAGGTCTTGAGTCACTAGTTCCTAGGCCATGCCAGACACATGGTAGGTGTTCAGCACATATTTACTGGTGGCAAACTTCCAGCGCCTCTAATGTCACCCTTAATAAAACAAGCGCAGCCAGGATGGGCTGTGTCCTGAAAACCAATGTGCTGAAGAATGAGATGCAGGTGCACAGCCAGAGCCCGGAGACTAATTACAGGAGGCTAATTACAATCGCTTCCAGGTGGTGAGCAatt
This genomic window contains:
- the SMUG1 gene encoding single-strand selective monofunctional uracil DNA glycosylase is translated as MALPQAYPLGPLHEPASALMEPQPCPQNLAEGFLEEELRLSSELSQLRFSEPVGIIYNPVEYAWEPHRSYVTRYCQGPKEVLFLGMNPGPFGMAQTGVPFGEVNVVRDWLGIGGHVLTPPQEHPKRPVLGLECPQSEVSGARFWGLFRKLCGQPEVFFRHCFVHNLCPLLFLTPSGRNVTPAELPAEQREQLLGACDAALRRQVQLLGVRLVVGVGRLAEQRARRALAGLMPVVRVEGLLHPSPRSPQANRGWEAVAKERLNELGLLPLLMK